The genomic stretch AACTAGAAATGAACTTAAAGAAGATATAAAAAATATAAGAAGAAAAATATTTAATATAAAAACTGAAGAAAGTAAACCAATTATTTATAACAATGAAAGTATTAGCTTAAAAGAAGCTGGAGAATTTATCAGAAAAAATGAAAGAGAGTTAGATAAAATACCAGGTATAGTAAGTAGTGGGGTACTTTGTCCTGTAAATAATGAGGAACTAGATTTCTTGAAATCTGGCTATAAAAAAAGTGTAAGTGAAGAAGAAGAAAAAGAAATAGAATTAGGGTTAAATAAAGTTTCTGATTTTTGGACTTTAGAAGAGTTTGAAGAAATAATAGAAGCAAAAAAAGAAATTATACTTAAACTAGAAATTCTTTTAAAGAATAGAAAGTATCATGTAAATGATGAAATCTTATACATTGATGACAAAATCATAATAGATTTAGAAAAATTTAAAAATTATACTGATATAGATAACATTATTCCTAATGAATTAAAATTAGTAGAAAATTGGAAAAAAGATGTATGTATTGCAGGAATAGAAAATTCAGGAGATAGAAAAATATGGCTAGACTTCATTAAGGATATCAGAAGATTATATGAGGTTAGAAATAATACAACAGATAAATTCTTTAAGAAAGATATAGTATATAAAGATATTGATGTTAGTACAGCTAAAAATCTAATTATTGCATTAAAAAATGGAATAGAAAGACCAGGTTTCTTCTTCAAACATAAATTGAGAAAAGCTAAAAGAGAAATAGCTGATAAAGTAACTATAAATAATAGAATTCTAGAAACTCTGTATGACTGTGATGTAGCATTAGAGTATACTAGTCTAGCTGAACTGGAAGAAAATACAAAAAATTCTTGGAATATTTTAATGGCTGGAAATACTTTAATGGATAAAATAAGTGGCAACAAGAATTTCTCTAAACAACTATATTCTTATTCTGATCAAATGGAGTATTTCTTAAATTGGTATGATAAAGAGAAAAAAATATTTTTAAATAATATTGAAAATGCTGGTTTTGGAAGATTAGAAATTACTAAAACTGAGGGTAATCCAATATATGTAGATGAGATTAATCAAATATTTGATTATATTCCACTATTACAGGACTTAATTGCCATTGGAAAGGTAGGATTAGAATACAGAGAAGTTGATAAAAAACGTAGTGAATATTTAGAAAAAATCGAAGGAATAATTAAAGAAAAATCTAGTTTAGGTAATGAAATTAAAAATTCCATTTTAAAGGAAGATATAGAAAAATATTCAAAAACATTAGAAAGGTTAAAGGTTTTATCAGAAAAAGAAGATTTATATAAAAAATATAAAGAGTTATTAAAAAATGTAAAGGCAGTTGCTAATTTATGGGGAGATGAGTTAGAAAAAGGCTTATTTAATGAAAGAGTTGAAAACATATATAATTCTTGGAGATATAAACAAATTTCTCAAACATTAAAAGAAATATCTGAAAAACCTTATGAAAGCTTACAAGAAGATATTTTAGAGAAATCTGAAGAATTAAAAAAATTAACATCAGAGTTAGTCACAAAAAAAACTTGGTATAATATCATTAAATTTATTGAAGATAAAGATAATTTAGCAATTAGTCAAGCACTTAGAGGATGGAAGCAAACTGTTCAAAAAATTGGAAAGGGAACAGGAAAAAATATAGCATTACATAAAAAACATGCAAAAGATAAAATGTTACTTTGCCAAAAGGTTGTTCCTGCTTGGATAATGCCTTTAAATAAAGTATTTGATACTTTAAACCCTGTTAAAAATAAATTTGACATAGTTATAATTGATGAAGCAAGTCAATCAGATATAAGTTCATTAATTTTATTGTATATGGCTAAAAAGGTTATAGTTGTTGGAGATGACAAGCAAGTCAGTCCATCAGATGTTGGAGTTAATATAGACAAAGTAAATATGTTTAGAAGAAAATATATCAAAGGTAAGGTAGCTAATGATGATTTATATGGAGTAAGATCTTCATTATATTCCATTGTTTCAACAACTTTCCAACCTATAAGTTTGAGAGAACATTTTAGATCTGTTCCTGAAATTATTGGATATAGTAATAAAACTTCTTATGATAATCAAATATTACCTTTAAGAGATTCAAATTCATCTATTTTAAAACCTGCTATTGTTGAATGTAAAGTAGATGGAAGAAGAGATGAAAAAAATAAAATTAATAAAATGGAAGCTAAAACTATTGTTAGTTTGATAGAAGCATGTTTAACAATGAAAGAGTATAAAAATAGTACTTTTGGAGTTATCTCACTTTTAGGTGATGAACAAGCTGAATTGATTCAAAGTTTAATAGTTAAAAGAATTCCAGCAATTGAAATAGAAAATCATAAGATTTTATGTGGTAATTCTGCTAGTTTCCAAGGTGATGAAAGAGATGTAATGTTCATTAGTTTGGTAGATAGTAATGAAGAAAATAAATCTCTTAGATTAGTTGGTGAGGGCATAGAAGGTTCAATTAGAAAAAGATATAATGTTGCAGTTAGTCGTGCCAAGGACCAATTATGGATAGTGCATTCAATAGATAAAAATGCTTTAAAAGAGGGAGATTTAAGAAAAGAATTATTTGAATATATAGATTCTATAAAAGAAAATACTTTTGAAAAAACTATTGATGAAAATACAGTAATTTCTGATTTTGAAAATGAAGTTGTGAAACACTTATTAGAAAGAAATTATACTGTAAGACAACAATGGAAAGTAGGCTCTTATGACATAGACATAGTTGTTATCTATGGAAATAAAAAAATTGCTATTGAATGTGATGGAAAAACTTTACATCACTCACAAGAAGAAATTATTACTAATCTAGCTGAACAAGAAGTTTTAGAGCGTTGTGGTTGGGAATTTATAAGAGTGAGAGCAAGTCAATATTATAGAAATCCTGAGAAAGCAATAAAAGATTTGACTATGCAATTAGAAGATAAGGGAATATATCCTAGTAATAAAGAAATTCATTATAATGGAGTAAAATTATTAGAAAGTATTAAAGCAGAAGCAATAGAATTAATGGAGAAAAATGAAGAAAATTAAAGAAGAAAAAAGAGAAAGTGTTATCATAAAAACAAGTATTATAGGAATTTTTATAAATTTATTATAAGTAATTTTTAAAACTATTATTGGATTAATTTCAAACTCAATTGCTATAATACTAGATGCAGTAAATAATTTAAGTGATGCACTGTCTTCTATTGTTACAATTATTGCAACTAAATTAGCAGAGTCAAAACCAGATAAAGAACATCCTTTAGGGCATGGTAGAATTGAATATTTAAGTGCTATGATTGTTGCAGGAATTATCTTTTATGCTGGTATAACTTCTTTAATAGAGTCTATTAAAAAAATTTTTAATCCAGTAGAGGTTGAATATTCAAATATTACTTTTATTATATTGATAGTTTCAATTATATTAAAACTTTTGCTTGGAAAATATGTGAAAAATATAGGAGAAAAATTTAATTCTCCTTCACTTGTTGCATCTGGTTCAGATGCAACAAGTGATGCTATCCTTTCATCTTCTGTTTTGATATCAGCAATAATATATATTTTTACAAATGTTAATATAGAAGCATATGTTGGAGTTCTTATTTCAATTTTTATTATAAAAGCTGGTATTGAAATATTTATGGAAGCTATAAATGAAATTTTAGGAAAAAGGGTAGATAAAAAAACAATAAATGAAATAAAGAAAACTATCTGTAAAATTGAAAATGTATACGGTGCTTATGATTTGATGTTACATAATTATGGACCTGATAAATATGTTGGTTCAGTTCATATAGAAATACCTGATTCAATGACTGCTGAGGAAATTGATCCACTTGAAAGGCATATATCTAATATAGTTTTACAGAAGCATAATGTTTATTTATCTGGAATTACAATATATTCAATGAATACCAAAAATGAGGACATAGCTAAACTTCGTTATAAGATTTATAAAATAGTTATGTCAAATGATGGAGTCTTAGAATTTCATGGTTTCTATTTGGAAGAAAAAAATAAATCTATTAGGTTTGATATAATCATTGACTACTCTATAAAAAATAGAGAAGAAATCTATAATAAAATTCTAAATGATCTTAAAAAGGAATATCCAGATTATAGTATCAATATTAAAGTGGACATAGATATATAAATAAAAAACTGTTACAATTTACCATTAAGTACTTTGTAACAGTTTTTATTATCTAACTATTTAGCTTCTATCCAAAGAACAGCATCTTGTGAAAGTTCTTTTCCATTATGTTTCATTTCTCCACCTGCACCTAGTGCTGCAAATCCCCAAAATCCTTTATGTATTGGGACAAAAGAGAAATATCCATTTGCATCAGCATAGATGACAGTTGCAGTTTTTTCTTTTTGTAATTCTCCTACAAATTTAGAATTTTTAATATTTGAATTTAAGTATTCTATTTCTATTTCAGCATTAGCAACTGGTTTCCCAGCTTTATCAACAACTTGTCCTCTAAAAATTTCACCTTTCCAAGTGATAGGATTAGATAAAGGAATTATTTCAGGATATCCCTCAGCTAATCTTTTATTCCAATCAGTAGCTAAGTCATCTTTATTAACTAATACTTTTGTAACTTGTTGAATGTAAACTTCTTCAGATGCTTCATAATAAGGAGCAGGAACAAAAACTAATCCCCAATCTCCTCCACCTTTTAATCCAGAACTTTTATCTAAATTAAATTTATAAGAAGTAACTTGTTTAGAAGTAGGACCAAATTTTGAAGTTTTTAATGCAGATTTTAAATCTTTCTTTTCTCCATTATGAACTGAGAAAAATTCTACAACAGGATTTATAACTCCTTTTTCATCTTTCCCAATATCCATGTTATGTGCTTCTACTCCATCTGCTGGATGTGTAAAGATTAATTCAAATGGCACAGAAGCTTTTGCTGAAATATCAGAATCAGCTGTATAAATCATTTGAAAATGTGCAAAAGAAGTAACAGACATAGTAGCTACAAGAGCTCCAATAAGTAATTTTTTAGATAACATTATAACCCTCCTAAATTTATTTTGTTTTGCAAAGTTTTATTCTTTTTCATTATAGCACTACTTATTTTGTCTGTCAAATTTAAAATAATTTCGATAAAAAATAGATGATATGTAAAAATATCATCTAATTTTTTAAATGAAAGTCTTCAATTTTTTTCTTCTTATTTTATAATCTGGCATATATTTTTCAACTAAAACCCAGAAATCTTTTTGATGATTCATATAGAATATATGACATAATTCGTGTAAAACAACATACTCAATAGATTCAATATCTTTTTCAATTAAATCAAAATTAAAACTAATATAATTTTCTTTTTTGTGGTATATCCCCCAAGCAGAAGAGAGTTTTTTTATTTGATAGTAATTAATGTTTCTATTTAAAAGTTTAGTATATTTAACTAAATATTCATCTAAAATAGCTTTTAACTTTTCAACTTTCCATTCTAATAATTTTTTATCTATTTTAAGATTAGTAATATCTTTTGAATATATATAGATACTTGTATCAGTTAATCTTATTCTTTCTAAATCTGATTCAATAATTTTTTTCTCTATTTCTTTTCCTAAAATTTTTATAGTATTTTCTTTTAAACTATTTTTACTTTCTTTGGCTATCTTTATTTTTTCTAAGGTTGTTTCTATCCATTCCTTTTTACTTTGAATAAAATTTTCTATATCATTGTTACTTGCATGTAGGGGAACAGATATGGCAATTTTTAAATTAGGGTATATTCTAATTATAAAATTTTTTATTTTCTTTTTAGTAACTGTATAATCCACTTTATCACTCCTTATTATATTATAACAAATTTTAACCATTTTTTAATTATATTATGTTAAAATTAATTAAATCAATTACAAGAGGAGAAGATTTTAAAGTGAATAAACTATTAAAAATAAAGATTAATTATACAATTTTTATGATTGTTTTTTTTGTTATTATGTATAAAGGAGCAGAATTTTACACATATACAGTTAAAAATGTTCCTTCATATTTTATGGAGTGGGAAAGAAATATTCCTTTTCTACCAATTTTTATGTTACCTTATATGACATCAGCACCATTCTTTTTAGTAACTATATTTTTTGAAAAGAATGAGTATAGTTTAAAATTACTTATGAAAAGAGCAATCTTTTTAACAGTTGTGTCTACTATAATTTTTGTTTTATTTCCAATGAAATTTTATTTTCCAAAGCCTGAAATTGAGAATCAAATTTTTAAAACACTTTTTCATATATTAGATTTATTGGATAGTAGTTTTAACCAA from Fusobacterium hwasookii encodes the following:
- a CDS encoding AAA domain-containing protein, translating into MNKKESIIALYQYIAEVIKSLKTEKKDIHNEEWYYFLENLPRHSGITFNYLDNKNNLSNQVILQVEKLPFLKPLAIEKDLLEWVDGNWGDYKSSIKLLSEKITKVDNSIKVINISEDEREKLEKLFKERNLWIAEQKKIEVVRKLFDTLYTKYLSLDRDSETLELLVANGVVKVPNEDIYYPVLLKKVSFSLDAERNLISVVDSSDNDFVTQELYLNFLAEIENVNLDNIFKLEDKIIENNIHPISKNEAIKDFFREFIHRLNPRAEFVEDKKISEDENIITIEWKPILFIRKKDDRKVEAINNIIKDIEEGGEIPSYLSELVGIIENDKKEVEDIPDILFTKETNNEQVEIVKNVYSHKAVVVQGPPGTGKTHTIANLLGHFLAEGKNVLITSQTKKALEVLKEKIPTDIQDLCISMLDEDSNDLGNSVESISEKLGYLNLENLKTEYEELERTRNELKEDIKNIRRKIFNIKTEESKPIIYNNESISLKEAGEFIRKNERELDKIPGIVSSGVLCPVNNEELDFLKSGYKKSVSEEEEKEIELGLNKVSDFWTLEEFEEIIEAKKEIILKLEILLKNRKYHVNDEILYIDDKIIIDLEKFKNYTDIDNIIPNELKLVENWKKDVCIAGIENSGDRKIWLDFIKDIRRLYEVRNNTTDKFFKKDIVYKDIDVSTAKNLIIALKNGIERPGFFFKHKLRKAKREIADKVTINNRILETLYDCDVALEYTSLAELEENTKNSWNILMAGNTLMDKISGNKNFSKQLYSYSDQMEYFLNWYDKEKKIFLNNIENAGFGRLEITKTEGNPIYVDEINQIFDYIPLLQDLIAIGKVGLEYREVDKKRSEYLEKIEGIIKEKSSLGNEIKNSILKEDIEKYSKTLERLKVLSEKEDLYKKYKELLKNVKAVANLWGDELEKGLFNERVENIYNSWRYKQISQTLKEISEKPYESLQEDILEKSEELKKLTSELVTKKTWYNIIKFIEDKDNLAISQALRGWKQTVQKIGKGTGKNIALHKKHAKDKMLLCQKVVPAWIMPLNKVFDTLNPVKNKFDIVIIDEASQSDISSLILLYMAKKVIVVGDDKQVSPSDVGVNIDKVNMFRRKYIKGKVANDDLYGVRSSLYSIVSTTFQPISLREHFRSVPEIIGYSNKTSYDNQILPLRDSNSSILKPAIVECKVDGRRDEKNKINKMEAKTIVSLIEACLTMKEYKNSTFGVISLLGDEQAELIQSLIVKRIPAIEIENHKILCGNSASFQGDERDVMFISLVDSNEENKSLRLVGEGIEGSIRKRYNVAVSRAKDQLWIVHSIDKNALKEGDLRKELFEYIDSIKENTFEKTIDENTVISDFENEVVKHLLERNYTVRQQWKVGSYDIDIVVIYGNKKIAIECDGKTLHHSQEEIITNLAEQEVLERCGWEFIRVRASQYYRNPEKAIKDLTMQLEDKGIYPSNKEIHYNGVKLLESIKAEAIELMEKNEEN
- a CDS encoding DUF4198 domain-containing protein; the encoded protein is MLSKKLLIGALVATMSVTSFAHFQMIYTADSDISAKASVPFELIFTHPADGVEAHNMDIGKDEKGVINPVVEFFSVHNGEKKDLKSALKTSKFGPTSKQVTSYKFNLDKSSGLKGGGDWGLVFVPAPYYEASEEVYIQQVTKVLVNKDDLATDWNKRLAEGYPEIIPLSNPITWKGEIFRGQVVDKAGKPVANAEIEIEYLNSNIKNSKFVGELQKEKTATVIYADANGYFSFVPIHKGFWGFAALGAGGEMKHNGKELSQDAVLWIEAK
- a CDS encoding M48 family metallopeptidase, with the protein product MDYTVTKKKIKNFIIRIYPNLKIAISVPLHASNNDIENFIQSKKEWIETTLEKIKIAKESKNSLKENTIKILGKEIEKKIIESDLERIRLTDTSIYIYSKDITNLKIDKKLLEWKVEKLKAILDEYLVKYTKLLNRNINYYQIKKLSSAWGIYHKKENYISFNFDLIEKDIESIEYVVLHELCHIFYMNHQKDFWVLVEKYMPDYKIRRKKLKTFI
- a CDS encoding phosphatase PAP2 family protein: MLKLIKSITRGEDFKVNKLLKIKINYTIFMIVFFVIMYKGAEFYTYTVKNVPSYFMEWERNIPFLPIFMLPYMTSAPFFLVTIFFEKNEYSLKLLMKRAIFLTVVSTIIFVLFPMKFYFPKPEIENQIFKTLFHILDLLDSSFNQCPSLHVSFAFLSNIVYYREIKNRFLKYFLCFWGFLLAISVLFVYQHHFIDLLGGTILFIISCMIFQRKK